A single window of Primulina huaijiensis isolate GDHJ02 unplaced genomic scaffold, ASM1229523v2 scaffold29085, whole genome shotgun sequence DNA harbors:
- the LOC140967856 gene encoding uncharacterized protein: protein MKKLKSLCNFSNFIVCILCLIAWCNGEDESVSAPMKSTEQEALYSVIQGFVGKWWNGSDLYPDPCGWTPIQGVSCDLFDGFWYVTDLSIGPIHDNSLICDQNVLQFSSYLFALRHMKSLSFFGCFVSPLHREIAIPAKNWEAFAESLVSLEFRSNPGLTGRIPVAFTELRNLESLVLTENGLSSEIPAGIGNLIYLKRLNLAGNRLKGKIPDNFEGLNRLLILDFSRNSLNGPLPLSFGGLTSLLKLDMSNNQLGGEIPQEMANLKNLKLLDLSNNKLSGELTKSLQELTSLEELVLSNNPIAGSLANLEWRNLVGLGALDLSNMILTGGIPETLVNLKGLRFLGLNDNNLTGDISPNLENLPNVTSIYIHGNNLTGELRFSKWFYEKMGRRFSAWGNPNLCYPIGLVPPNYVPFGVKLCQQEVTKLETPPDMNIPSKIVDGIWKPESNPMVSLGLISRHVSRFGFVIEVLVVLIGNLAAL from the exons ATGAAAAAGCTCAAGTCTTTatgcaatttttcaaattttattgtttGCATACTTTGTCTGATTGCATGGTGTAATGGAGAAGATGAGAGTGTGTCAGCTCCAATGAAGAGTACAGAACAAGAAGCCCTGTATTCTGTAATTCAAGGTTTTGTTGGCAAATGGTGGAATGGTTCAGACCTTTATCCAGATCCATGTGGATGGACTCCTATCCAG GGTGTTTCTTGTGATCTATTCGATGGATTTTGGTATGTGACTGATTTAAGCATAGGACCTATTCATGACAACTCCCTCATTTGTGACCAAAATGTGCTACAATTCAGCTCATATTTGTTTGCGCTAAGGCACATGAAATCTCTTTCGTTCTTCGGTTGCTTCGTGTCTCCGCTCCATCGGGAGATTGCAATCCCTGCTAAGAATTGGGAAGCTTTTGCAGAGAGCCTAGTGTCACTGGAATTCAGATCGAATCCCGGGCTCACGGGGCGAATTCCGGTTGCTTTTACCGAGCTTAGAAATCTCGAGTCGTTAGTCCTAACGGAAAATGGACTCTCCAGCGAGATTCCGGCTGGTATTGGAAACTTGATCTATTTAAAAAGGTTAAATCTTGCTGGTAACAGACTAAAAGGGAAGATCCCAGATAATTTTGAAGGGCTAAACCGTCTCTTGATTCTTGATTTTAGTAGAAACTCACTTAATGGTCCATTGCCGTTGAGTTTTGGAGGGTTGACCTCACTCTTGAAGCTTGACATGAGCAACAATCAATTGGGAGGAGAAATTCCACAAGAGATGGCAAATCTCAAGAATTTGAAGCTTTTAGACCTTAGCAACAACAAATTATCCGGAGAGTTGACCAAATCACTCCAAGAGTTGACTTCTTTGGAGGAATTAGTTCTCTCAAACAATCCCATCGCTGGTAGCCTCGCTAATCTTGAGTGGCGTAATCTGGTGGGATTGGGCGCATTAGACCTATCCAATATGATCCTGACGGGTGGCATCCCGGAAACTCTCGTCAACCTAAAAGGGCTAAGATTTCTTGGACTCAACGATAACAATCTCACAGGAGATATCTCcccaaatcttgaaaatttgccAAACGTGACTTCAATTTACATACATGGAAATAACTTGACAGGGGAACTTAGGTTCTCTAAATGGTTCTATGAGAAGATGGGGAGGAGATTTAGTGCATGGGGGAATCCAAATTTGTGTTATCCCATCGGATTGGTGCCTCCAAATTATGTCCCCTTTGGAGTAAAATTGTGTCAGCAAGAAGTTACCAAGCTGGAGACACCTCCGGATATGAATATCCCATCCAAGATTGTTGATGGGATTTGGAAGCCTGAGTCTAATCCCATGGTTTCTTTGGGGCTGATATCAAGGCATGTGAGTAGATTTGGTTTTGTGATTGAAGTGTTGGTGGTTTTAATTGGTAATCTTGCGGCTCTTTAA